A region from the Cannabis sativa cultivar Pink pepper isolate KNU-18-1 chromosome 9, ASM2916894v1, whole genome shotgun sequence genome encodes:
- the LOC133031148 gene encoding uncharacterized protein LOC133031148: MAVTRSSPSPAKATKPTKQSQKTRPKSKMGKKNIKDNPPSPTSPSAKRKTHGGPSKNTRGKRPRTVVENSDSDFELESEFLKSPVSVKGKGKSPVKVLPSSGVAEEIPVNRIVEDWECKYTRSQFYHSRVVTSGYYSVLGDIKRILTESQLEIFSKSMFGYFLRIPEYIIHYQLLHCLLLREVQQPNGLEFWVCVQGKYLRFSIEEFALVTGLDCHVDSDFYQFKQDDNELVKHCFKGYKKITKGAIQTAFIADNLKDNDDLAVKLVVLYFVQCYLLGGPPGKVVSSEEIDVVDSGRYNEFGWGKHCFDITMHSLKGKIDSGYKRVVRSDDDGGYYKLLGFPLAIQF, translated from the exons ATGGCCGTTACTCGTTCATCTCCATCTCCGGCTAAAGCTACAAAACCCACAAAACAATCCCAGAAAACCAGACCCAAATCAAAAAtgggtaaaaaaaatattaaagacaACCCTCCTAGCCCCACTTCCCCTTCTGCTAAAAGAAAAACTCATGGTGGACCTTCGAAGAACACTCGAGGAAAAAGACCTCGAACTGTGGTTGAAAACTCAGACTCAGATTTTGAGTTGGAATCTGAATTTCTTAAGTCGCCTGTATCTGTTAag GGCAAGGGTAAATCCCCTGTAAAGGTGTTGCCATCATCAGGTGTGGCTGAGGAAATTCCTGTTAATAGGATTGTTGAG GATTGGGAATGCAAGTACACCCGATCTCAATTCTATCATTCTAGAGTAGTAACATCTGGGTATTACTCTGTACTTGGAGACATTAAGAGAATTCTAACTGAAAGCCaattggaaattttttcaaaatctatGTTTGGTTATTTTCTTCGGATTCCGGAGTACATAATTCATTACCAATTGCTTCATTGTTTGCTGTTGAGGGAGGTTCAGCAGCCTAATGGGTTGGagttttgggtttgtgtccaagggAAATATCTTAGGTTTAGTATCGAAGAGTTTGCGTTGGTCACGGGGTTAGATTGTCATGTTGATTCTGATTTTTATCAGTTTAAGCAAGATGATAATGAATTGGTCAAACATTGTTTTAAGGGgtacaaaaaaattaccaagggtGCTATTCAGACTGCTTTTATTGCTGACAATCTTAAGGATAACGACGATCTTGCAGTCAAGTTGGTTGTCTTGTATTTTGTGCAGTGTTATTTGTTGGGTGGTCCCCCGGGTAAAGTTGTTTCGTCTGAGGAAATAGATGTTGTTGATAGTGGTCGATATAATGAATTTGGTTGGGGCAAACATTGTTTTGATATCACTATGCATTCTTTGAAGGGTAAGATAGATTCTGGTTATAAGAGGGTAGTTCGTAGTGACGATGATGGTGGGTATTACAAGTTATTGGGTTTTCCTTTGGCTATTCAATTCTGA
- the LOC115721888 gene encoding uncharacterized protein LOC115721888, which produces MYSAEPKIKVTTTDYLFCSSITSLYEKFVEKNNDISVLSLSHNVAQYIQGGKILCATPWHLVDHVVMPINVKLQDHWICGRLNIAERRIYLYNSLRSGRYMTAAKEACKPFSVILPYYFSMLDFKGLRNEAKFSTMEPFPIVAVDGLPEQVTADCGVFVASFAEYFIDGKPIPSSGFDVEIHRDRLAVLFYQYGMKKQLENIESESEGPPSLPKK; this is translated from the exons ATGTACTCAGCCGAGCCGAAAATCAAAGTCACCACAACTGATTACCTTTTTTGTTCTAGCATAACAAGTTTGTATGAGAAGTTTGTTGAGAAAAACAACGATATATCGGTGTTGTCTCTTTCTCACAATGTGGCCCAGTACATTCAAGGTGGTAAGATATTATGTGCCACTCCTTGGCATTTGGTTGATCATGTTGTTATGCCTATCAATGTAAAATTACAGGATCATTGGATTTGTGGTCGTCTAAAcatagctgagcggcggatatATCTGTACAATTCATTGCGTTCTGGAAGGTATATGACAGCTGCCAAAGAGGCTTGCAAGcctttttctgttattttaccATATTACTTCTCTATGTTAGACTTCAAAGGCCTTCGCAACGAAGCTAAGTTTAGCACTATGGAACCGTTCCCTATTGTTGCTGTTGATGGTTTACCCGAGCAGGTCACAGC TGATTGTGGTGTTTTTGTAGCATCATTTGCTGAGTATTTCATTGATGGCAAACCCATCCCATCCTCTGGTTTTGATGTAGAAATTCACCGCGATCGTTTGGCTGTGTTATTTTATCAATATGGCATGAAGAAGCAACTTGAGAACATTGAAAGTGAATCCGAGGGCCCTCCCAGTCTTCCCAAGAAGTGA
- the LOC115723761 gene encoding uncharacterized protein LOC115723761 translates to MERLPVLIKSNGQWNEDHNYYEELLQIRLTSLGCENTSTTLQIQYQAKEGIPPIKICNDRSLYFYLELKIKETDFTTYPLCVNQQNNNTTPAATPNLISTTTPYEYNVAMIENNTTTLENNITTTESYTTGQQTEEGEQSETIEDEDDKFDIIDYANLVAEEMVEKLENTSKKLDPEIDINNAKLITDKHHPEVEKGQAYKDKETLKNVLSYYAIKNNFQYKVWKSCSQEYSLKCVYESCNWSLRASRNGPTNTFIIRRFSNMHTCPINIRHEDQRQATSKLIGECIKPKFLNIKTKTTPMDIKGELKYRYGIKMNCMKAWRSKEHAVNDLRGNASDSYSLIPSFLHMVEKTNLGSFVDLKTTEDNSLLFVFMALDASIKGWGACRPIVVVDGTFLKAAYGGTLLCACTQDAAGHNFPLAFCVANSENDQSWKWFFKKFKEAYGVREHQCLISDRNESLIKAAREIYPEITHSYCGYHILSNLNTSFKQHAAKFNLPFFGAVKAYTEKQFEFHMAELDGLDKHIRPYLKKVGYEKWSRIHSQNKRYSTMTSNISESLNAANLAARELPITTLLECLRALVQQWTHTNRTKVHNTFTKLSPTGEDILLKNYTYSLNLEITTQKKNWLATYSGTVYPIGHQSEWEVPEEVKNIIVLPPHERVKSGRPKTLRRKAGWEKDQHNKCSKCGELGHNKRTCSRRRRRE, encoded by the exons ATGGAACGTCTACCAGTTCTCATCaagagcaatggacaatggAATGAAGATCACAATTAT TACGAAGAGCTACTGCAAATACGGCTTACTTCATTGGGGTGCGAAAACACCAGCACAACACTACAAATACAGTACCAAGCTAAAGAAGGAATACCACCGATCAAAATATGCAACGATCGAAGCCTCTACTTTTACTTGGAATTGAAAATCAAGGAAACAGATTTCACCACATATCCACTATGTGTCAACCAGCAAAACAACAACACAACACCTGCTGCAACACCAAATTTGATATCCACAACAACACCGTATGAATATAATGTGGCAATGAtcgaaaacaacacaacaacgcttgaaaacaacataacaacAACAGAATCATACACAACGGGACAGcaaacagaagaaggggaacagTCAGAAACAATAGAAGATGAGGACGACAAATTCGACATAATTGACTATGCAAATCTGGTTGCTGAAGAAATGGTAGAAAAACttgaaaacaccagtaaaaaacTGGATCCAGAAATCGACATCAACAATGCAAAGTTAATAACAGACAAGCATCACCCCGAAGTGGAAAAAGGACAggcatacaaagacaaagaaactcTAAAGAATGTCCTCAGCTACTACGCAATCAAAAACAACTTTCAGTACAAAGTGTGGAAGTCCTGCTCTCAAGAGTACAGTCTGAAATGTGTTTACGAAAGCTGCAATTGGTCACTACGAGCATCGAGAAATGGCCCAACAAACACATTCATAATCAGGAG gTTCTCAAATATGCACACATGCCCCATAAATATTAGGCATGAAGACCAAAGGCAAGCAACATCGAAACTGATAGGGGAATGCATAAAACCAAAGTTCTTGAACATAAAGACAAAGACAACACCGATGGACATAAAAGGGGAGTTGAAATACAGATATGGCATCAAAATGAACTGTATGAAAGCTTGGAGAAGTAAGGAACATGCAGTAAACGACTTGAGAGGTAATGCTAGTGACTCGTACAGCCTAATACCGAGTTTCTTACACATGGTGGAAAAAACAAACCTTGGATCATTTGTCGATCTGAAAACAACAGAAGACAACAGCTTGCTCTTTGTTTTCATGGCGTTGGATGCATCCATAAAAGGGTGGGGAGCATGCAGACCGATAGTTGTTGTGGACGGAACGTTCCTCAAAGCAGCTTATGGGGGAACTTTGTTGTGCGCATGCACACAAGATGCAGCAGGTCATAATTTTCCACTAGCGTTTTGTGTTGCAAATTCTGAGAATGACCAATCTTGGAAATGgttcttcaaaaaatttaaagaagcgTATGGGGTCCGGGAACACCAATGCCTAATTTCAGACAGGAATGAAAGCCTCATCAAAGCAGCAAGAGAAATCTATCCAGAAATTACACACAGTTACTGCGGTTACCACATTTTGAGCAACCTTAATACAAGCTTTAAACAACATGCTGCCAAATTCAATCTGCCATTCTTTGGAGCAGTCAAAGCCTACACAGAAAAGCAATTCGAGTTCCACATGGCTGAATTAGATGGATTGGACAAACACATAAGACCTTACCTAAAAAAAGTCGGTTATGAAAAGTGGTCAAGAATTCATAGCCAAAACAAGAGGTATTCTACAATGACCTCAAACATATCAGAATCACTGAACGCTGCAAATTTGGCAGCAAGGGAGCTACCAATTACAACGCTGCTAGAATGCTTGAGAGCATTGGTGCAACAATGGACGCATACTAATAGGACAAAAGTACACAACACCTTCACTAAGCTATCACCAACTGGAGAAGACATACTGTTGAAAAATTACACATACTCATTGAATCTGgag AttactacacaaaaaaaaaattggctggCAACTTATTCAGGGACAGTTTACCCAATAGGACACCAAAGTGAGTGGGAGGTACCGGAAGAAGTGAAGAATATTATAGTCTTGCCTCCACATGAAAGAGTAAAATCAGGAAGACCAAAAACATTAAGAAGGAAGGCTGGATGGGAAAAGGATCAACACAACAAGTGCAGCAAATGTGGTGAACTGGggcataacaaaagaacatgcAGCAGAAGACGTAGAAgggaataa